The following are encoded in a window of Streptomyces sp. Go-475 genomic DNA:
- a CDS encoding 3-oxoacyl-[acyl-carrier-protein] synthase III C-terminal domain-containing protein, whose protein sequence is MGGIVDFDVCFPASRISAEDLHTTSGVPVPDILEVTHSKEFPVLGEHELSWELALQAALAVLRRTPVPRGAIRQVIYAGSGEWDVPFWSPAAKVAHELGIDRAHCFEVTNFCNAGSVALRVALDGAGPGPGEYALVLVADRLSRMVDRTDPGSRALFNFGDAAAAMLVTADGPRSFELLHSAMRTDPGWVDYYAGEWRQGRVRIRREPHRPGLSEAYVANFSALLQETLAALGRTPDDIDHFLINQGDRRMHERLLDTIGIPAGRSVFNYDRLGHMGGADTLIALRELADERRLRSGDLVVLATSAMGFSWGITALEYRGIQG, encoded by the coding sequence GTGGGCGGCATAGTCGACTTCGACGTATGCTTCCCCGCCTCCCGGATCAGCGCCGAGGACCTGCACACCACGTCCGGTGTGCCCGTCCCGGACATCCTGGAGGTCACCCACAGCAAGGAGTTCCCCGTCCTCGGGGAGCACGAGCTGTCCTGGGAGCTGGCGCTGCAGGCGGCCCTGGCCGTCCTGCGGCGCACGCCGGTGCCGCGCGGCGCCATCCGCCAGGTGATCTACGCGGGTTCGGGCGAGTGGGACGTCCCGTTCTGGTCGCCCGCCGCGAAGGTCGCCCATGAGCTGGGCATCGACCGCGCGCACTGCTTCGAGGTCACCAACTTCTGCAACGCCGGCTCGGTGGCGCTCCGGGTGGCCCTGGACGGGGCCGGCCCGGGCCCGGGCGAGTACGCCCTGGTGCTCGTCGCCGACCGGCTCAGCCGGATGGTGGACCGCACCGACCCGGGTTCCCGGGCGCTGTTCAACTTCGGGGACGCCGCGGCGGCGATGCTCGTCACCGCCGACGGCCCCCGGTCGTTCGAACTGCTGCACTCGGCCATGCGCACCGATCCCGGCTGGGTGGACTACTACGCGGGGGAGTGGCGGCAGGGCCGGGTCAGGATCCGCCGGGAGCCGCACCGGCCGGGGCTGTCCGAGGCGTACGTCGCCAACTTCTCGGCGCTGCTCCAGGAGACCCTGGCGGCGCTCGGCCGGACTCCCGACGACATCGACCACTTCCTGATCAACCAGGGCGACCGGCGGATGCACGAACGGCTCCTGGACACCATCGGGATCCCGGCCGGGCGCAGCGTCTTCAACTACGACCGGCTCGGCCACATGGGCGGCGCCGACACCCTCATCGCCCTGCGGGAACTGGCGGACGAGCGGCGGCTGCGCAGCGGGGACCTGGTCGTGCTGGCGACCAGCGCCATGGGGTTCAGCTGGGGCATCACGGCCTTGGAATACCGGGGGATTCAAGGATGA
- a CDS encoding phenylacetate--CoA ligase family protein: MRYYPTDLLLAVEDAERALAEPESGLARLLREAGLSALAGLFAGAAVTEGLDRLLGGLGQFPWQPAVDSDDVYLISPAGVVVLDDHRPGNTLRGLLLAWAVGNEVVVRTVRESFWTALAGRLRAFGHPLPPLRATAPDAPVPAGARPVAVPDVVPVLRTGTPDTRPEAALGLAALDPAPFDPAVFAEPVSGSPSGDTEDILIVLGAREAADPAGLVGDVPGEDCRAPWPHRLLRREHLRGTTLSAARSADRAREADRVGARLRYLVGQARRTPFYRDLPAVTGLDDLGRLPVLEKAALEANSLPGSRGMSTDRPRTGEVLRSGASTGAPRYIVYSRTDWENMIREAIPLFRTLGLENGDRLINTLYGGGLYGGLSTTLCELSRMPLECYSTAQAISVDDLLMLCESFEANALLGLPVLIMPLLREAKQRRPGLRLEKVVYGGTPMTETDKDWLREELGARVVTSILAANDGAQLGYQCARMGGTLHHACPDYNLIEVVDENLVPVPEGEPGELLITSLQKFEGPLIRYRIGDLGRVFQYDCPCGVSGPVLEYLGRADGQVKVKGATVTHAEMLAALEVFRVSQLQVEIVSVDGRETVIARVESPLALDAGEVRDHLARQFKTLDQEHLFNDALDVFELVVECHPEGGLTRNATSGKIKPVIDRRLVDA, encoded by the coding sequence ATGAGGTACTACCCCACCGATCTGCTGCTGGCGGTCGAGGACGCCGAGCGGGCGCTGGCCGAGCCGGAGTCCGGGCTCGCCCGGCTGCTTCGCGAGGCCGGGCTGTCCGCCCTGGCCGGGCTGTTCGCCGGTGCCGCCGTCACCGAGGGACTGGACAGGCTCCTCGGGGGCCTCGGCCAGTTCCCCTGGCAGCCGGCGGTCGACAGCGACGACGTCTACCTGATCTCGCCGGCCGGTGTGGTCGTCCTCGACGACCACCGGCCCGGCAACACCCTGCGCGGGCTGCTGCTCGCCTGGGCCGTGGGCAACGAGGTCGTCGTCCGCACCGTCCGGGAGTCCTTCTGGACCGCGCTCGCCGGCCGGCTGCGCGCCTTCGGCCATCCCCTTCCGCCGCTGCGGGCGACCGCCCCGGACGCCCCCGTCCCGGCCGGGGCACGGCCGGTCGCCGTACCCGACGTCGTACCGGTCCTGCGCACGGGCACGCCCGACACCCGTCCCGAGGCCGCCCTCGGCCTGGCCGCCCTCGACCCGGCCCCCTTCGACCCGGCCGTCTTCGCCGAGCCCGTCTCCGGCTCGCCGTCCGGCGACACCGAGGACATCCTGATCGTCCTGGGGGCGCGGGAGGCCGCCGACCCGGCCGGGCTGGTGGGCGACGTGCCCGGTGAGGACTGCCGGGCTCCCTGGCCGCACCGGCTCCTGCGGCGCGAGCACCTGCGCGGCACGACCCTGTCCGCGGCCCGGAGCGCCGACCGGGCGCGGGAGGCCGACCGGGTGGGGGCCCGGCTGCGCTACCTCGTCGGGCAGGCCCGCCGCACCCCGTTCTACCGGGACCTGCCGGCCGTGACCGGTCTGGACGACCTCGGCCGGCTGCCCGTCCTGGAGAAGGCGGCGCTCGAGGCGAACTCCCTGCCGGGCAGCCGCGGCATGTCCACCGACCGGCCGCGCACGGGCGAGGTGCTGCGCAGCGGCGCCAGCACCGGCGCCCCCCGCTACATCGTGTACTCCCGCACCGACTGGGAGAACATGATCCGCGAGGCCATCCCCCTCTTCCGCACCCTCGGCCTGGAGAACGGCGACCGGCTGATCAACACCCTGTACGGCGGCGGCCTGTACGGCGGTCTGAGCACCACCCTGTGCGAGCTGTCCCGGATGCCCCTGGAGTGCTACTCCACCGCGCAGGCCATCTCCGTGGACGACCTGCTCATGCTCTGCGAGAGCTTCGAGGCGAACGCCCTGCTGGGCCTGCCCGTGCTGATCATGCCGCTGCTGCGCGAGGCGAAGCAGCGCCGGCCCGGCCTGCGCCTGGAGAAGGTCGTCTACGGCGGTACGCCCATGACCGAGACCGACAAGGACTGGCTGCGCGAGGAGCTCGGCGCCCGGGTCGTCACCAGCATCCTGGCCGCCAACGACGGTGCCCAACTGGGCTACCAGTGCGCGCGGATGGGCGGGACGCTGCACCACGCCTGCCCGGACTACAACCTCATCGAGGTCGTCGACGAGAACCTCGTCCCCGTCCCGGAGGGCGAACCCGGCGAACTGCTGATCACCAGCCTGCAGAAGTTCGAGGGCCCGCTGATCCGCTACCGCATCGGCGACCTGGGCCGGGTCTTCCAGTACGACTGCCCGTGCGGGGTGTCCGGGCCCGTCCTGGAATACCTGGGCCGCGCCGACGGACAGGTCAAGGTCAAGGGCGCCACCGTCACCCACGCCGAGATGCTCGCGGCCCTGGAGGTGTTCCGGGTCTCCCAGCTCCAGGTCGAGATCGTCTCCGTGGACGGCAGGGAGACCGTGATCGCCCGGGTCGAGTCGCCCCTGGCCCTGGACGCCGGGGAGGTCCGCGACCACCTTGCGCGGCAGTTCAAGACCCTCGACCAGGAGCACCTGTTCAACGACGCCCTCGACGTCTTCGAGCTGGTCGTCGAGTGCCACCCCGAAGGCGGCCTCACCCGCAACGCCACCAGCGGCAAGATCAAGCCCGTCATCGACCGCCGCCTGGTGGACGCATGA
- a CDS encoding S41 family peptidase — protein MTDDTALTPAPEPYLGHPHLAGDLVTFVADGDVWLAPLADATGTTAVARRVTTGAASAAHPRLSPDARRVAWTADHDLHTAVVAGPDLPGSEPYRRLTHWGDADCAVRGWLSPTEVLAVRSSPGHGKWRTRAWAVPLDRPARCLPYGPADEVAHGPDGAVLLGTPVFRDPACWKRYGGGMGGRIWYAPDGAEFTRILADVGGHLVNPMWVDGRIAFLSDHEGTGALYSTARDGSGLRRHTPTTGHYARHATTDGSRVVYAAGGDLWLLPSLDAAPVRLRITLGALRAGRLPFQVTGEQALGDFALDAAGDTLAVEVRGTVHLLSATSGVPRTLLDDPGVRRRLPVALPSDGGVVCVSDAGGEDGLEIARPDAAGPRRIGHGEFGRVTALAAAPDGGSCAVACDDGRLLVVDLESGKTTEIARSAHREVRGPAFSPDSRHLAWAELYRPSDGSTPAEGSHIRLARLSDGRITDVTAPRFNDTDPVFTRDGRFLAFLSNRTFDPVYDQHSFDLGFLPGVRPYLVALAVGTPSPFGPGHGPGPARPHGGDDDPAATTVDFEGLADRIVPVPVGPGLRTGLTAVAGGLAWLRHPLAGNLGEAAAEPDGTGTRLEHYDLTSRQCGTLAGDADRYAVSGDGLRLAVRVADRLLAGPAAPGGARTPVPVGRIRVTVDPVAERRQMFDEAWRLMRDGFWRADLAGTDWAGHRERYAALADRAGTQAELADVLWELHGELGASHAYVRPPAPAPATPAPGLLGADLSPDGDGAWRIDRILPGESSAPAARSPLAEPGVDARTGDRIVAVHGRPVDPVHGPAAALAGRAGEPVLLTLRRAGRDHDVVVVPLASDAELRYHDLVRGRRATVRERSGGRLGYLHLPDMMSAGWAALHRDLGPELARDGLLVDLRGNTGGHISPLLLEKLGRRISGWDVSRRCGPAPYPQEAPRGPVVVLADERTGSDAEMAVHAVRHHGIGRVVGTRTWGGALGMDDPGVLVDGTLVTQPKHAFWFDGPGWGLENRGVDPDVEVAIAPQDWAAGRDPQLEAAVREALSALRLTPAAVPPAH, from the coding sequence ATGACGGACGACACCGCCCTCACCCCGGCCCCCGAGCCGTATCTCGGCCATCCGCACCTCGCCGGGGACCTCGTCACCTTCGTCGCCGACGGCGACGTCTGGCTGGCCCCGCTCGCGGACGCCACCGGGACGACCGCGGTCGCCCGGCGCGTCACCACCGGCGCCGCGTCCGCCGCACACCCCCGGCTCAGCCCCGACGCCCGGCGCGTGGCCTGGACGGCGGACCACGACCTGCACACGGCCGTGGTGGCCGGGCCGGACCTGCCCGGATCCGAGCCGTACCGACGCCTGACCCACTGGGGCGACGCCGACTGCGCCGTACGGGGCTGGCTGTCCCCGACCGAGGTACTGGCCGTCAGGAGCAGCCCCGGACACGGCAAGTGGCGCACCCGCGCCTGGGCCGTGCCGCTGGACCGCCCCGCGCGCTGCCTGCCGTACGGCCCCGCCGACGAGGTCGCGCACGGGCCGGACGGCGCGGTCCTGCTGGGCACACCCGTCTTCCGGGACCCCGCCTGCTGGAAGCGGTACGGCGGCGGCATGGGCGGCCGGATCTGGTACGCGCCGGACGGTGCCGAGTTCACCCGGATCCTCGCGGACGTCGGCGGACACCTCGTCAACCCCATGTGGGTGGACGGGCGTATCGCCTTCCTCTCCGACCACGAGGGCACCGGCGCCCTGTACTCCACCGCGCGGGACGGCTCCGGGCTGCGCCGGCACACGCCGACGACGGGCCACTACGCCCGCCACGCGACGACCGACGGCAGCCGGGTCGTCTACGCCGCCGGCGGCGACCTGTGGCTGCTGCCGTCGCTCGACGCCGCGCCCGTACGCCTGCGCATCACGCTCGGCGCCCTGCGCGCCGGACGGCTGCCGTTCCAGGTCACCGGCGAACAGGCGCTGGGCGACTTCGCCCTGGACGCCGCCGGGGACACCCTCGCCGTCGAGGTGCGCGGCACCGTCCACCTGCTGTCGGCCACGAGCGGCGTGCCCCGCACCCTGCTCGACGACCCCGGGGTGCGCCGGCGGCTGCCCGTCGCGCTGCCCTCGGACGGCGGCGTCGTCTGCGTGAGCGACGCCGGCGGCGAGGACGGCCTGGAGATCGCCCGGCCGGACGCCGCCGGCCCCCGCCGGATCGGGCACGGCGAGTTCGGCCGGGTGACCGCGCTGGCCGCCGCGCCGGACGGCGGGAGCTGCGCGGTGGCCTGCGACGACGGACGCCTGCTCGTCGTCGACCTGGAGTCCGGCAAGACCACCGAGATCGCCCGCAGCGCCCACCGCGAGGTGCGCGGACCGGCCTTCTCCCCGGACTCCCGCCATCTCGCGTGGGCGGAGCTGTACCGCCCGTCGGACGGGTCGACCCCGGCGGAGGGGTCGCACATCCGCCTCGCCCGGCTGTCCGACGGCCGGATCACCGACGTCACCGCCCCGCGCTTCAACGACACCGACCCGGTCTTCACCCGGGACGGCAGGTTCCTGGCGTTCCTGTCCAACCGCACCTTCGACCCCGTCTACGACCAGCACAGCTTCGACCTCGGCTTCCTGCCCGGCGTCCGCCCCTACCTGGTGGCGCTCGCGGTCGGCACCCCCTCGCCGTTCGGCCCCGGGCACGGGCCCGGGCCGGCGCGGCCGCACGGCGGGGACGACGACCCGGCCGCGACGACCGTGGACTTCGAGGGCCTCGCCGACCGGATCGTCCCGGTGCCGGTCGGTCCCGGCCTGCGCACCGGCCTGACCGCGGTCGCCGGCGGTCTGGCGTGGCTGCGCCACCCCCTGGCCGGCAACCTCGGCGAGGCGGCGGCCGAGCCGGACGGCACCGGAACCCGCCTGGAGCACTACGACCTGACGTCCCGTCAGTGCGGCACGCTCGCCGGGGACGCCGACCGGTACGCCGTCTCCGGCGACGGACTGCGCCTCGCCGTACGGGTCGCGGACCGCCTCCTGGCCGGGCCCGCGGCTCCGGGCGGCGCGCGGACGCCGGTGCCGGTCGGCCGGATCCGCGTCACCGTCGATCCCGTGGCCGAGCGCCGGCAGATGTTCGACGAGGCCTGGCGGCTCATGCGGGACGGCTTCTGGCGTGCCGACCTCGCCGGGACCGACTGGGCCGGGCACCGCGAGCGCTACGCCGCGCTGGCGGACCGGGCCGGCACCCAGGCCGAACTCGCCGATGTCCTCTGGGAACTCCACGGCGAACTGGGCGCCTCGCACGCCTACGTACGGCCGCCCGCCCCGGCACCGGCCACCCCCGCGCCGGGGCTGCTCGGCGCCGACCTGTCGCCGGACGGCGACGGCGCCTGGCGCATCGACCGGATCCTGCCGGGGGAGTCCTCGGCGCCCGCGGCCCGCTCGCCGCTGGCCGAACCCGGGGTGGACGCGCGGACCGGAGACCGGATCGTCGCGGTGCACGGCAGGCCCGTGGACCCGGTGCACGGACCCGCCGCGGCCCTCGCCGGCCGGGCCGGAGAGCCCGTGCTCCTGACCCTGCGCCGCGCCGGCCGCGACCACGACGTCGTGGTCGTGCCCCTCGCCTCGGACGCCGAGCTGCGCTACCACGACCTGGTGCGCGGGCGCCGGGCCACGGTCCGCGAGCGCTCCGGCGGCCGGCTCGGCTATCTGCACCTGCCGGACATGATGTCCGCCGGCTGGGCGGCGCTCCACCGGGACCTCGGACCGGAACTCGCCCGCGACGGGCTGCTCGTGGACCTGCGCGGCAACACCGGCGGCCACATCTCGCCGCTGCTGCTGGAGAAACTCGGCCGCCGGATCAGCGGCTGGGACGTGTCCCGCCGCTGCGGCCCCGCTCCCTACCCGCAGGAGGCGCCGCGCGGCCCGGTCGTCGTCCTCGCCGACGAACGGACCGGCTCCGACGCCGAGATGGCCGTCCACGCCGTACGCCACCACGGCATCGGCCGGGTGGTCGGCACCCGCACCTGGGGCGGGGCGCTCGGCATGGACGACCCCGGCGTCCTCGTCGACGGCACCCTCGTCACCCAGCCGAAGCACGCGTTCTGGTTCGACGGGCCCGGCTGGGGACTGGAGAACCGGGGCGTGGACCCCGACGTCGAGGTCGCGATCGCGCCCCAGGACTGGGCGGCGGGCCGCGACCCGCAACTGGAGGCGGCCGTGCGCGAGGCCCTCTCCGCGCTGCGCCTCACCCCCGCGGCGGTGCCTCCCGCCCACTGA
- a CDS encoding TauD/TfdA family dioxygenase has protein sequence MKFTDITPYIGAELTGAVYEDLERPEVFDELVRNVHERQLVVVRSIDLTPKQQIALASRLGRPVPFVISKYRHPEYPEIMISSNEVKNDKPIGVARVGNFWHQDSTFVADPAPFTMLHGVNVPGTSGHTLFASAVDVYDRLPEEWKRKLADATGIHTVAKRLRIRPEHVGLSAAEFKAQAETEHPPVRHPLVRHDEVTGRPYLYGSREYMEGVVGFDANETEEFFTLVDGLIQDPEHVYTHRWTTNDLLVWKTRTTYHAATDVEPGVNRTVHRVSIESGEQWAA, from the coding sequence GTGAAGTTCACCGACATCACCCCGTACATCGGTGCCGAGCTGACCGGGGCCGTCTACGAGGACCTGGAGCGGCCCGAGGTCTTCGACGAGCTCGTACGCAACGTGCACGAGCGGCAGCTGGTCGTCGTCCGCTCCATCGATCTCACGCCGAAGCAGCAGATCGCCCTGGCCTCGCGCCTCGGCCGGCCCGTGCCGTTCGTGATCAGCAAGTACCGCCACCCGGAGTACCCGGAGATCATGATCTCGTCCAACGAGGTCAAGAACGACAAGCCGATCGGCGTGGCCCGGGTGGGCAACTTCTGGCACCAGGACTCCACCTTCGTCGCCGACCCCGCGCCGTTCACCATGCTGCACGGCGTCAACGTCCCCGGCACCAGCGGCCACACCCTCTTCGCCAGCGCCGTGGACGTGTACGACCGGCTGCCCGAGGAGTGGAAGCGGAAGCTGGCCGACGCCACGGGGATCCACACCGTGGCCAAGCGGCTGCGGATCCGCCCCGAGCACGTCGGGCTGTCCGCCGCGGAGTTCAAGGCGCAGGCCGAGACGGAACACCCGCCCGTGCGCCACCCGCTGGTGCGGCACGACGAGGTCACCGGCCGCCCCTACCTGTACGGGTCCCGCGAGTACATGGAGGGCGTCGTGGGCTTCGACGCCAACGAGACCGAGGAGTTCTTCACCCTCGTCGACGGCCTGATCCAGGACCCGGAGCACGTCTACACCCACCGGTGGACCACCAACGACCTGCTGGTGTGGAAGACCAGGACGACGTATCACGCGGCCACCGACGTGGAGCCGGGCGTGAACCGGACGGTGCACCGGGTGAGCATCGAATCGGGTGAGCAGTGGGCGGCATAG
- the hemA gene encoding 5-aminolevulinate synthase codes for MTIIGSEARETVLLGEFRRRLDDLKVNGLYREFIAGAHRADDRGQTQYGDRRLQVWCSNDYLGLSQHPDVILAQIESTFRHGTGNGGSRNIAGTSASHVELEERLAAWHGKERALIFSSGYVANFESLSTMISAVPDTVVFSDALNHRSLIEGISRTGCRKHVFRHNDADALESDLSRYPLEQPKIIVFETVYSMDGDVAPLSAFLDLAERYNALTFVDETHAIGVRGPTGAGLSEELGDHRATFIQGVFGKAIGTVGGYVAGPDTALDYVRSFAPGFIFTTALPQAGVDATLKGLDLVQRDGGLRVALDAGTRYTKNALRAAGIDFIDADSHLVPVMVPGAERVRRVARRLLDEFGIYVQPINFPSVPRGTERFRVTVAPYRTREQIDYFVQALTACLADA; via the coding sequence GTGACCATCATCGGCAGCGAGGCGCGGGAAACGGTCCTCCTGGGAGAATTCCGCAGAAGGCTCGACGACCTGAAGGTGAACGGGCTCTACCGCGAGTTCATCGCGGGTGCCCACCGGGCCGACGACCGTGGTCAGACCCAGTACGGCGACCGGCGGCTCCAGGTCTGGTGCAGCAACGACTACCTGGGGCTGAGCCAGCATCCGGACGTCATTCTCGCGCAGATCGAGTCCACCTTCCGGCACGGCACCGGAAACGGCGGGTCCCGCAATATCGCGGGCACCAGCGCCAGTCATGTGGAGCTGGAGGAGAGGCTCGCCGCCTGGCACGGGAAAGAGCGGGCGCTGATCTTCTCCAGCGGGTACGTCGCGAACTTCGAGTCGCTGAGCACGATGATCTCCGCGGTGCCGGACACGGTCGTGTTCTCGGACGCCCTGAATCACCGCTCGCTCATCGAGGGAATTTCCCGCACCGGATGCCGGAAGCATGTATTCCGGCACAACGACGCGGACGCCCTGGAAAGCGATCTCTCCCGGTACCCGCTTGAGCAGCCCAAGATCATCGTGTTCGAGACCGTCTATTCCATGGACGGGGACGTGGCGCCGCTGAGTGCCTTTCTCGATCTCGCCGAGAGGTACAACGCGCTCACATTCGTCGACGAGACGCACGCCATCGGTGTGCGGGGACCGACGGGCGCCGGCCTGAGCGAGGAACTCGGCGACCACCGGGCCACCTTCATCCAGGGGGTCTTCGGCAAGGCCATCGGGACGGTCGGCGGCTATGTGGCCGGGCCCGACACCGCCCTGGACTACGTGCGCTCCTTCGCCCCCGGCTTCATCTTCACCACCGCCCTGCCCCAGGCCGGCGTCGACGCCACGCTCAAGGGCCTGGACCTGGTGCAGCGGGACGGGGGACTGCGCGTCGCCCTGGACGCGGGGACCCGGTACACGAAGAACGCCCTGCGCGCGGCCGGCATCGACTTCATCGACGCCGACAGCCACCTCGTCCCCGTGATGGTCCCGGGCGCCGAGCGTGTCCGCCGCGTGGCCCGGCGCCTGCTGGACGAGTTCGGCATCTACGTCCAGCCCATCAACTTCCCCTCGGTGCCCCGGGGCACCGAACGGTTCCGGGTGACCGTGGCTCCGTACCGCACCCGCGAGCAGATCGACTACTTCGTCCAGGCGCTCACCGCGTGCCTGGCAGACGCCTGA